The Sylvia atricapilla isolate bSylAtr1 chromosome 3, bSylAtr1.pri, whole genome shotgun sequence genome has a window encoding:
- the PLN gene encoding cardiac phospholamban, with amino-acid sequence MEKVQHMTRSALRRASTIEVNPQARQRLQELFVNFCLILICLLLICIIVMLL; translated from the coding sequence ATGGAGAAGGTCCAACACATGACCCGCTCCGCTCTGAGGAGAGCCTCAACTATTGAGGTCAACCCACAAGCACGCCAAAGGCTCCAAGAGCTCTTTGTGAATTTCTGCCTGATTTTAATTTGCCTCTTGCTGATCTGTATCATTGTGATGCTTCTCTGA